CTGTCGGAGGCGCGCGTCACGGTGTCGGGCGGCAAGCGGTTCCGTGCCGCGTTCTGCCACTGGGGCTACGCGGCGCTGGCCGGCGACCCCACCGGCGCCGACGCGGACGCCGTACGACGTGCCGCCGCCGCCCTCGAGCTGCTCCACGCGAGCGCGCTGGTCCACGACGACCTGATGGACGCCTCCGACACCCGCCGCGGGCGCTCGGCCACCCATCGCACGTTCGAGCGCGCGCACCGGGCCGACGGCTGGCGCGGCGACCCGGAGCAGTACGGCGCCGCGGCGGCGATCCTGCTCGGCGACCTGCTGCTGTCGTGGTCCGACGAGCTCCTGCGCCGCTGCGGCCTGGGCTGGGACCGGGTCGGGCCGGCCCTCGACGTGTTCGACCTGTGCCGCTCGGAGGTGATCGCCGGCCAGTTCCTCGACGTGTCCGTCCAGGCCCGGGGCCGCGCCGACGTCGCCCAGGCGATGACGGTGCTGCGCTACAAGTCCGCGAAGTACTCCATCGAGCGCCCGATCCACGTCGGCGCCGCGCTCGCGGGGGCCGACGCGACCGCGCTGGAGCGGCTCAGCGCGTTCGGGCTGCCGCTCGGCGAGGCGTTCCAGCTGCGCGACGACCTGCTCGGCGTGTTCGGCGACCCGGCCACCACGGGCAAGCCCGCGGGCGACGACCTCGTCGAGGGCAAGCGGACCGTGCTGGTGGCCCTGGCCCTCGACCACGCCTCCCCCGCCGACGCCGCGCGTCTCGACAGCGCCCTCGGCACTGCACTGTCCGACGCCGAGGTCGCCGACCTGCGCGCGATCATCGACGGCTGTGGCGCCCGGGCCGAGGTCGAGTCGATGATCGACGACCTCGCCCGCCAGGCGGTCGACGCGCTGCATCGCGGCCAGGCCGAGTCCGGCTGGGACGCCGAGGCGTGCCGGGTCCTCGAACAGCTGGCCGCCGCGGCGACGCGGCGCGCCCACTGAGCCCGCCGCTCCGGTCCGCCGCTCCCGCGTGAACCAGATCGACCGGCTCCCCGGCCCTCTCCCCACCCGCGTGCTCGCCCTCGACGGGCTGCGCGGCGTGGCCGTGCTCGCCGTCGTCGGCTACCACCTCTTCCCGCACCGGCTGCCCGGCGGGTTCCTGGGCGTCGACATGTTCTTCGTCCTGTCCGGCTTCCTGATCACCGCGGAGCTGGTGCGCGGGGCCGACGGTTCGGGACGGCCCGCCTTCGCACCGTTCTGGGCACGACGGGCCCGCCGGCTCCTGCCGGCGCTGCTCGCGGTCCTGCTGGTGGTGACCGCGGCCACGGGGCTGCTCGGCGGTGCCCTGGAGGTGCGGCTGCGACAGCAGGTGCTCGCGGCGCTGACCTTCAGCAGCAACTGGTACCAGGCCGGCACGCCGGCGTCGTACGCCGACCGCTACGAGGCGCCGGTGCTGCAACACCTGTGGTCGCTGGCCGTCGAGGAGCAGTTCTACCTGGTGTGGCCGGTGCTGCTGTGGCTGCTGCTGGCCCTCACGCGGCCCTTCCGCACGGATCGGCGCGGACAGGTCGTGGCGGTGCTCGCGGTGCTCGGCGTCGCGGCCATGGCCGTCGGCCACCTGGGTGGCGCATCCTTGAACCGGCTCTACTTCGGCACCGACACCCACGGCTTCTCGCTCCTGATCGGTGCGGTCGCCGCGCTGTGGACGGTCGAGGTACGGCTGCGGACGGCGGTCGCGGCGGCGGTCGGCGCGCTGCTCGCCGTCGTGCTCCTGCCCTGGGACGCCTCGCTCACCTATCTCGGCGGTACGGCGGCCGTCGCCGCCGCCACGGCGCTGGTCGTGCTCCATGTGACGGCCGACGCCCAACGGCCCGACTGCGGCCGCTCGCCGGTCGCCATCGTCCTGTCCGCGCCGCTGCTGCGCTGGGCCGGGCGCCGCAGCTACGGGATCTACCTGTGGCACTGGCCGGTGATCGTGGTCCTGCTGCAGGTGGCGCCGGGCGTGCCGCTCGCGGTGGCCGCCGTACCGATCACCCTGGGGCTGGCCGCCCTGTCGTGGCGTCATCTCGAGGAGCCGGTGCAGCGACTCGGCTACCGGGCGTCGGCCCGGCAGGTGGTGGCCCTCGGGCAGCGGACCGGACTGGTCGGCATCGCCGTCAGCACCGTCGTCGCCGCCCTGGTCTCGGCCACCGTCACCGCCGGGATCGGCAACTCCCGCGACCACAGCGCGCTGCAAGTGAGCCTCGACACCGGACAGGCCGCGATCGAGGCGCACCGGAAGGCCACGACGCCAGCGCCGCCCGCGCCGGCAGCCGGTGCGGCACCCGCGGCGTCACCGTGGGCCGCGCCGGCCCCCGGTGACGGCCGCGACCTCACCGTCATCGGCGACTCCGTCACCGTCGCCGCCGCGCCGGCGCTCTTCGACCTGCTGCCCCAGGCCGACGTCCGCGCCCACGTGGGGATGCAGATGGCGAGCCTCGAGGGGCGGATCCGCGGACTGAGCAGGACCGGCGCGCTGCGGCCCGTGGTCGTCATCGCCCTGGGCACGAACGGCGACTTCGCACCCCACCAGCTCACCGACGCCATCGGCGCGGCCGGACCCGGCCACCGGTTCGTCCTGGTCACGGCCAGCGGGCCGCGCTCCTGGATCGGGCCGGCGAACGCCAAGCTGCGCCACTACGCCCGCACCCACGCCGACGCGCGGCTCGCCGACTGGGCGGCGCTGCGCTCCCGGGTGCCGGACTTCGCCGGCGACCGCATCCACCCGGGCCCGCGGGGCGGTGCGGTCCTCGCGCGGCTGATGTCACGCACGGCCGCGTCCTTCTACGCGTCCTGACCCGGCGGCGCCGGCCCGCCGCTTGACCGCGCACAGGCGGCTCCCTACGGTTTCGCGACATGAAGATCATTCGTCTCGGGGCCGTGCTCGGCTCAGCTCTTGCCGCCACCTCCTGCTCGCCGCGTCGCCGGCCACCGCCGCCAGCGGGTCGGTTGACGCCATCGGTGGCGGTGCACGAACCTGGTTCGGCGACGCCGACAACATCGTGATCGTGAGCGACCGGCTCGGGGACTACCACGGTGCCGTCGGCTGGATCGAGATCAAGCAGGCCGACGGTTCCTGGAACCAGCGCCCGGCCACGCGGATCTACGTGGGCGCCGGCGAGGGGTCGTTCCAGAGCATCCCGGTGACCGTCAACCGGGAAGCAGCCGACGTTCGCCTGGTGTCCTGCCTCCAGGACGGCGCGAGCGGCAGTCCCTGGAACTGCAACCGGAAGATCATCAGCGGCAGCTGACGCTCACCCGAGCAGCGGCACGACCTCGGCCGGCCCGGGTCCGCGCAGCAGCACCTCGACGGCCGGGTCGGCAGCGCCGCGGTCCCCCAGGACCTCGACCACGAGCCGGAACCAGCGCGGCTCCGCCCGCGCGAACCCGGACCAGGCGTCCCAGAGCAGCACGGTCGGGCCGGGCAGGTCGCGCAGGCAGTCGTTGAGGGCGTCCAGGTTGGCGCCGTAGTGGTCGGGGAACGCGAGGGCGTCGCCGAGCGCCCTCAGCACGTCGTCGCGGGCATCGAGGCCCACGCCGTCGACGTACCCGAAGCCCCAGCCGGCGTGCTCGGCCGCGTGCCGCACCGAGGCGACGTCGAGCGCCGACTCCCACCGGTGGACGCCGGGCGCGTGCCGCCCGGCGAGCACAGCCGCGAGCCCGCTCATCGCCCCAACCTCATCGCCGAATCCTCTCGAACGACTCGTAGTGGTCCTCTGTCCAGTACAGCTCCCCCTCGTCGCCGGCGATGATCCGCCGGGCGCCGCGGTGGTCGAGGCCGGGGGTCTCGACGGTGTACTCCGCGTAGTAGCCGCGCGGCCGGTCCGGCAGCACGCCCTCGAAGTTGCCGAAGGTGGAGCCGTCCTTGCCGGGATAGGGGAACGGCCCGCCGGCATCGATCAGGTCGACGGTCTCGGCGGCCTCCGGCGGCAGGTCGGCCAGGTCGACGTACGGGAGGCCGTCCTCGTCGCGCGACGCCGCGGCGGTGGGCGTGGCAGCGGCACGCGGTGTCGCGGTGGCGCTCGGGCTCTCGGTCGCGCGCTCCGGATCCGCGGTGTCGTCACCGCCGCGCGACTGCAGCCACCACACCCCGACCAGCAGGACGACGGTGATGACCGACGAGATGACCTTCGTCGTGCGCCGGCTCATGCTCAGAAGGCGAGCGCCTGGGCACGGCGCTTGACCTCGGCGCCGCGGTTCTCCAGCAGCGCGTCGATCGGGCGGCCCGGGAGGTCGGCGTCGAGGAAGATCCAGGCGATGCACTCGCGGTCGTCGTACCCGTTGTCGTGCATCAGGGTGAGCAGGCCGGGCAGGCCCTTCACCGGCTCGCCGTCGACGAGGAACAGGGCGGGGATGCCCTGCTTGATACCGCGACCGGGCTCACCCGGCACCGCGGCGGCCAGCTGGTGCTCGCGCACCATGGTGCGCACCTTCGCGGGCGTGACGCCGATCTGCGCGGCCGCCTCGTCCCAGTCCAGCCACTCCTCGACAAGGGCGGAGAGGTCCTGCTCGGCCAGGGGCTTGTCGCTCATGGAGGCCATCTTCCACGAAACAGGCGGCCAGGATCACACCGGCGTGGCCAGCCGGCGTGTGTGGTGCCGCGCCGTACGATGACTGCTCCGGTCACTTCCCCGGCCGGTCCAGCAGAACATGCACAGGAGGGTCGCTGTGCACGAAGACCAGCGCGCTCGCGGCCACGCCGCGCGACCCGGCGACCCCGCACGCATCCAGGACCACCAGCACGGGCGCCTGCTCGACGGCCGCTACCGGATCGGCATCCGGATCGCCCGCGGTGGCATGGCCAGCGTCTACGAGGCCGTCGACACCCGGCTGGACCGCACCGTGGCCGTCAAGATCATGCACCCCGGCCTCGGCGACTCCACGACCCAGGACGACGACTCGTTCGCCCGCCGCTTCGTCAGCGAGGCCAAGGCGGCGGCGCGGATCTCGCACCCGAACGTCGTGGCCGTCTTCGACCAGGGGCGCGACGAGAGCGACGGGACCGTCTACCTCGTCATGGAGTACGTCCCGGGGCACACCCTGCGCGACACGGTGACCAAGGACGCCCCGATGTCACCCGAGCGGGCGCTGGCGCTGCTCGACCCGGTGCTCTCGGCCCTCGGGGCCGCCCATCGCGCGGGCCTGATCCACCGCGACGTGAAGCCCGAGAACGTCCTGATCGCCACGGATCCGAGTTCCGGGGCGAGCCGGATCAAGGTCGCCGACTTCGGCCTGGCCAAGGCGGTCAGCGCCGACACCCAGCACACCGCGACCAACGGCGTGCTGATCGGCACCGTCTCCTACCTCGCCCCCGAGCTGGTCGTCGAGCAGCGGGCCGACGCCCGCGCCGACGTGTACGCCGTCGGCGTGATCCTGTTCGAGCTGCTGACCGGCACCAAGCCCCACACGGGCGAGACGCCGATCGCGGTGGCCTACCGCCACGTCCACGAGGACGTCCCGCTCCCGTCGAGCGTCGTACCCGGCATCCCCGACTACGTCGACGCGCTCACCGCACGGGCCACCACCCGCGACCCCAGCCTGCGCCCGGCGGACGCCACGGTGCTGCTGCACCACGTGCGCCGCGTCGTCCAGGCGCTGCACGACGGCCTGCGCTCCGACCCCGAGCTGGTCGCCGACCTGCTGCCCGCCGCCCGCGCGGGCGCTCCCGCCGAGGCGCCGGCCGGCGTCGACGGCGACACGACGCCGGAGCCGGTCAGCTCGCTGTGGGACGGCATGCCGGACCTGGTCACGCCCGACCACGAGCGCACCTCGGTCATCGTCGACCGGCCGCAGCCGGCCGTGCCGGTGCCCCCGAGGCCCCCGGCCCCGCCGAAGGCGGCCCGGCCCCCGCGCCAGCGCAAGCCCGGACGGGCCAAGCGGATCGCGATCGCGCTGGTGCTGGTCCTGCTCGCCGGTGCGCTCGGCGGCACCGGCTGGTGGGTCGGCTGGGGCCGCTACACGACGACCCCCGGCGTGATCGGGCTGGAGCAGGCCGCCGCGGCGGCGAAGCTCGACAAGGCCGGGCTCGGCGCCGAGGTCAAGGAGGTCTACTCCGAGAGCGTCGCCAAGGGCGTGGTCGTCTCGACCGACCCGCGCCCGGGAGCCAGGATCCTGCCCGACGGCGAGGTGACCCTGACCGTCTCGCGCGGCAAGGAGCGCTACGACGTCCCTGACCTCACCGGCAAGACCGTCGCCGAGGCGGAGGCGGCCCTCGCCGAGGTGAAGTTCGTCCCCGCCCAGCCGGTCGAGGAGTGGTCCGAGACCGTGGAGGCCGGCCGCGTGATCCGCTCCACCCCGGCGTTCGGGACGCCCGAGGCACAACGACTGCCCGTCGGCACCTCGGTCACCCTCGTCGTGTCCAAGGGCCGCAAGCCGCTCAAGGTCCGCAGCTTCGTCGGCAAGGACGCCGACAAGGCGAAGCAGGTGCTGGGCAAGAAGGGACTCGACGTCCAGGTCGTTGACGAGAAGTACAGCGACGACGTCGCCGAGGGCCGCGTGATCAGCCAGACCCCCGAGACCGGCACCCTGTTCAAGGGCGACAAGGTCGAGCTGGTCGTCTCGAAGGGCCCGGAGCTGGTCCTGGTGCCTGCGGTGCGGCTCAAGTCGACCGACGACGCGATCGCCCTGCTCGAGGACCTCGGCCTCGTCGTGCGGGTCGAGCACGCCGACATCTACATCAACGGCTCCGTCGCGTGGAGCACGGCTCCCGGCGGCGGGACCAAGGTGCGCAAGGGCAGCACGGTCGTCCTCTATGTCGTCTGACCCCTCCGCGGTCAACGGCAGCACCTCTCGTCGTACCGCCCTCCTGGCGACGCTCGCCCTGCTCGCCATGACGGCGTGCTGGGGCTCGACCTTCTTCCTGATCAAGGACCTGCTCGAGCGGGTGCCGACCGTCGACTTCCTGGCCGTGCGCTTCCTGATCGCCGGGGGCGCCATGCTGCTCATCGCGCCGCGGGCGGTGGCACGGCTCCCGCCCGACGTACGCCGCCGGGCGCTCGTGCTCGGCGCTCTCTACGGCGTCGGCCAGATCCTGCAGACCGCGGGACTCGCGCACACGCCGGCCAGCGTGTCCGGCTTCATCACGGGCCTGTACGTCGTCGCGACGCCGCTGTTCGCCGCCGTGGTGCTGAAGTCCCGGATCACCCCGGCCACCTGGGGCGCGGTCGTGCTCGCCACCACCGGGCTCGGCGTGCTCACGCTCGACGGCTTCTCGATCGGGTACGGCGAGGCGATCACCCTGGTCGCCGCCCTGCTGTACGCCGCGCACATCGTCGCCCTCGGCGCCTGGTCCCGCCCGGCCGACGCGCTGGGCATGTCGATCCTGCAGATCCTGGTCATCGCCGCGATCTGCCTGGTCGCGGCGCTGGTCTCCGGCGAGCCGGGCATCGTGCTGCCCGAGCGCGGAACCGACTGGCTGAACCTGGTCTACATGGCGCTGTTCGCCGGCGCCGCGGCGCTGCTCGCGCAGACCTGGGCGCAGGCCCACCTGCCGGCGACGCGCAGCGCGATCATCATGAGCATGGAGCCGGTGTTCGCTGCGTTCTTCGCCGTGCTGCTCGGCGGCGAGTCGCTGACCGTGCGGATGCTCGGCGGCGGCCTGCTGGTGCTCGCCGCGATGCTCGTCGTCGAACTGGTCCCCCGCCGCCACGTCGAGGGCGAGGTCACCCACCTCGCGGTGTGAGCGGACGAGGGGGTGGTCAAGCCGGCCGGGCAGGCGCACCATGGGCAGTGGGGGAACCCAACCCACGGGAGTCACCATGGCCGGTCACATCATCCACGTGCACAGCACCATCCCCGCCCCGCCGGCGCAGGTGTGGGACGTCATCACCGACGTCGCCCACGCCCCCGACGTGCTGCGCAGCGTCAGCGAGAGCGAGGTGCTCACCGAGGGCGGGTACGACGTCGGCACCACCTGGCGCGAGCGCCGGACCCTGTTCGGCCACCACGGACCCGAGCAGATCCAGGTCGTCGAGTCCGAGCCGGAGCGCCGTACCGTCGTCGAGGCGGAGGTCGGCAACGACATCATCCGCACCGCCTACCGCCTCACCCCGTCCGGGCCGGAGGCGACCGGCACCAGGCTGGCGATGACCACGACGGTCGAGATGAGCCACCGCTCGGCGCTCTCGCGGGCGATGTGGGCGATGTTCGGCGGCTTCAGCTACGACCGCACCCGCAAGGTGCTCGAGCACGACCTGGAGGACATCGAGGCGGAGGCCTGCCGACGCGCGCTCGCGGGCTGAGCCTGGATCCACCGGTGGGTGGCGCGTAGTAGCCAGCCACCGGTGGATCCAGGCTGAGTGCACACCTGATGACCGGTTCTGACACCTCACCAGTTCGTCGGGGTACGGTGAGCCCCGCGATGACCACCCCGACGCACTGCACCAGCTGCGGGCACGAGCTCGGGGTCGGCCGGTTCTGCACGAACTGCGGACAGCCCGTTCCCGGCCGGCACCCGGAGGCGGCGCCCGCCACGAGCGCGCCCGTCGTACCCCCGCCGACCGGCCAGCTGCCGCCCGCGGCCCGCTATCCGCTGTACGCCGACGCCCCGACCGCGCCCCCCGGACCGTCCGGTCCGCCCCCGGCGGCGCCGCCGGCCGCGGTGACCCAGGTGGCCGTGCCGGCGCCTCCGTCCGTCCCGTCGGCGCAGGGACCGGCGCCCCGCGAGCGCTCGGGCACGCCGTGGCTGCCCTGGCTGCTCGGCGTCGTGGTCCTCGCGCTGGTCGCCGGGATCGGCGCCTACCTGCTGGTCAGCGCCGGTGGTGACGGTGACGGCGACGCCACGGACGGGTCGGGCCAGGAGCAGCGCACCGACGACGCCGACCCGACCACGCCGCAGAGCCCCGACGGATCCGACGAGCCGCTGCCCGACAGCACGGGCACGGGCGGGCCGGTCGAGCCGCCGGCGACGGCCGACCTGCGCGACCTGACCGGGACCGCGAAGGCCGAGGTCCCCGCCACCGCGCCCGCCTCACGCGACCGGCAGAACCGCCCGGTCACCTACGACGCCGGCAACATGCTCGACGGCAAGCCCCGCACGGCCTGGCGGATGCCCGGCGACGGGACGGGCGCGACGCTCGTCTTCGACCTCGGCAAGGAGATCGTGCTCACCGAGGTGGGCCTGGTCAACGGCTACGCCAAGGTCGACGGCGGCGACAACTGGTACCGCGGCAACCGGCGGATCCGCGCCGTGCAGTGGGAGTTCGACGACGGCACCCGGATCACCCAGGAGCTCGGCGACCGGCAGAGCGTGCAGCTGCAGCCGGTCGGACCGGTGGCGACCACGAGGGTGGTGCTCCACCTCGTCGAGGTGAGCGCGCCCGGCAAGGGCCCGAACGGCCGCGACTTCACCGCGATCAGCGACGTCCGCTTCCGCGGCGCTCCCGCGTAACGTCCGTCCTCGCCCGAGGCCTCGGACTACTCGACGACCAGTCCGGCGAGCACCTTCGCGGCCAGCTCGACGTCGTCGCGGCCCACGTCGAGGTGCGTGACCAGCCGGATGGTGCGCGCACCGACGGCGCCGACGAGGACGCCGGCCTCCCGGGCCCGGGCGACGTACGCCGGGGCGTCGGCGACGTCGAAGGCCACGATGTTGGTGTCGACGCCGGCCGGGTCGGCCCCGACGGCCTCGGCGAGCAGCCGCGCGTGGGCGTGGTCGTCGGCGAGCCGCTCGACGTGGTGGTCGAGGGCGTGCAGGCCGGCGGCCGCGAGGATGCCGACCTGGCGCATGCCGGCGCCGAGCCGCTTGCGGCGTACCCGTGCCTGCGCCGTCCGCTCGGCACTGCCGAGCAGCAGCGAGCCGGCCGGTGCACCGAGGCCCTTGGACAGGCAGACCGCCATCACGTCGGCGACCCGACCGTAGTCGCGCAGCGGGGTGCCGGTCGCGACGTGGGCGTTCCAGATCCGGGCGCCGTCGAGGTGGACCGCGACGCCGCGCTCGTCGGCGAACGCCCGCAGCGCCTGCAGGTCGGCGAGCGGGAGCACCGCTCCCCCGGCGAAGTTGTGGGTGTTCTCCACCGAGAGCGCGGCGGTCTGCACGAAGTACGGCCCCAGGTCGGGCGCGAACAGCTCCCCGAGCGCGGCGAGATCGACCTGGCCTCGTGGGTGCGACCAGGTGCGCATGGTCAGGCCGGACACGGCACCGTGGGCGCCGAGCTCGGCCCGCGCGATGTGGGCGCGTGCCTCACAGAGCACCTCCTGGCCGGGTGCCACGACGGCCGCGACCGCGAGCACGTTGGCCAGCGAGCCGGTCGGCGTCCACAGCGCGGCCTCGCGGCCGAACAGCTCGGCCACCCGCTCCTCGAGGGCGCGGACGGTCGGGTCCTCGCCGTAGACGTCGTCGCCGACCTCGGCCGCCGCCATGGCGGCGCGCATCGCCTCCGTCGGCCGGGTGACCGTGTCGGAGCGGAGGTCGATCACGAGCGCAGCATGCCCGCGACCTGGAAGGCCAGCTCCAGCGACTGCACCCGGTTGAGGCGCGGGTCGACGACCGACTCGTAGCGGTGGGCCAGGCCCTGCTCGTCGAGCTCCTCGCCGCCGCCGACGATCTCGGTGACGTCGTCGCCGGTGTTCTCGACGAGGATGCCGGCCGGGACCGTACCGAGCGCGCGGTGCACGTCGAAGAAGCCCTGCACCTCGTCGAGGACGTCCTCGAAGCGGCGGGTCTTGTAGCCGTTGGACGCCTCGAAGGTGTTGCCGTGCATGGCGTCGCACACCCAGGCCACGTCGACGCCCTCGGCGGTGACCTTCTCGACCAGCGCCGGCAGGCCGTCGCGGATCTTGCCCGCGCCGAAGCGGGTGATGAAGGTCAGCCGGCCCGGCTCGTTGGTCGGGTTGAGCTTCGCGGCGAGGGCGAGCGCGTCGTCGGCGGTCGCCGTCGGGCCGAGCTTGCAGCCGATCGGGTTGCTGATGTGGCGGAAGTACTCGACATGCGCACCCTCGAGCTGGCGGGTGCGCTCGCCGATCCACACCATGTGGCCCGAGACGTTGTAGGGCTTCTCGGTGCGCGAGTCGATGCGGGTCATGGCGTGCTCGTACTCGAGCAGGAGCGCCTCGTGGGAGGAGTAGAAGTCGACCCGGTGGAACTCCTCCGGGTCGGCGCCGATCGCCTTCATGAAGGTCAGCGCACGGTCGATCTCGGCGGCCATCGCCTCGTAGTGCTGGCCCACGGGGCTGTTGCGGACGAACTCGGAGTTCCAGGTGTGCACCTGGCGCAGGTCGGCGTAGCCACCCGTCGTGAAGGCGCGCACGAGGTTCAGCGTGGACGCCGACGCGTGGTAGACGTCGAGCAGGCGCTGCGGGTCGGGACGGCGCGACTCGGGGGTGAACTCGAAGCCGTTGACCGCGTCGCCGCGGTAGGCCGGCAGGGTGACCTCGCCACGGGTCTCGGTGTCCGACGAGCGAGGCTTGGCGTACTGGCCCGCGAGGCGCCCGACCTTGACGACCGGCACCGACGCGGCGTAGGTCAGCACGACAGCCATCTGCAGCAGCACCCGCAGCTTGTTGCGGGTGTTGTCGGCGGTGGCGTCGACGAAGGTCTCGGCGCAGTCGCCGCCCTGGAGCAGGAAGGCCTCGCCGCGGCTGGCCGCCGCGATCTTGGCCTTCAGCTCGTCGCACTCGCCCGCAAACACCAGCGGGGGCAGCGTGCGCAGTCGCTCGACGGTCGCGGCCAGGGCCGCGGGGTCGTCGTACGACGGCTGCTGCTTCGCTCCGATGGCGTGCAACTGCTCGAGGGACGGAAGGCTGCTCACCTCCCAATCGTACCCACCGCTCAGTCGTCGGTCGGATCGACGTCCATGTGCTCGATGTCGGCGAAGTGACCGCCCTCGGGCTTGTAGAAGAGCCGGGTCAGCAACCAGAGCACGACACCGAGGCCGAGCAGGCCCGCGGCGATCTTGTACTGGATCATGTCGGCCTCCAGCCGGGCCCACGGTCCGAGCAGGTAGGCGCACAGGATCGCACCCAGGACGGGCACCACCGTCGGCGCCCGGAATGCGTGCGGCCGACGGGGCTCGCGACGCAGGACCAGGCAGGCGATGTTGACGATGGTGAAGACCGCGAGGAGCAGCAGCGCGGTCGTACCGGACAGCGAGCCGACGATGGTGCTCTCGGAG
The genomic region above belongs to Nocardioides sp. QY071 and contains:
- a CDS encoding polyprenyl synthetase family protein → MTQQAWDPTPFRTEVQATLDAFLADQATRLAPLGGDAARLLSEARVTVSGGKRFRAAFCHWGYAALAGDPTGADADAVRRAAAALELLHASALVHDDLMDASDTRRGRSATHRTFERAHRADGWRGDPEQYGAAAAILLGDLLLSWSDELLRRCGLGWDRVGPALDVFDLCRSEVIAGQFLDVSVQARGRADVAQAMTVLRYKSAKYSIERPIHVGAALAGADATALERLSAFGLPLGEAFQLRDDLLGVFGDPATTGKPAGDDLVEGKRTVLVALALDHASPADAARLDSALGTALSDAEVADLRAIIDGCGARAEVESMIDDLARQAVDALHRGQAESGWDAEACRVLEQLAAAATRRAH
- a CDS encoding acyltransferase family protein, yielding MNQIDRLPGPLPTRVLALDGLRGVAVLAVVGYHLFPHRLPGGFLGVDMFFVLSGFLITAELVRGADGSGRPAFAPFWARRARRLLPALLAVLLVVTAATGLLGGALEVRLRQQVLAALTFSSNWYQAGTPASYADRYEAPVLQHLWSLAVEEQFYLVWPVLLWLLLALTRPFRTDRRGQVVAVLAVLGVAAMAVGHLGGASLNRLYFGTDTHGFSLLIGAVAALWTVEVRLRTAVAAAVGALLAVVLLPWDASLTYLGGTAAVAAATALVVLHVTADAQRPDCGRSPVAIVLSAPLLRWAGRRSYGIYLWHWPVIVVLLQVAPGVPLAVAAVPITLGLAALSWRHLEEPVQRLGYRASARQVVALGQRTGLVGIAVSTVVAALVSATVTAGIGNSRDHSALQVSLDTGQAAIEAHRKATTPAPPAPAAGAAPAASPWAAPAPGDGRDLTVIGDSVTVAAAPALFDLLPQADVRAHVGMQMASLEGRIRGLSRTGALRPVVVIALGTNGDFAPHQLTDAIGAAGPGHRFVLVTASGPRSWIGPANAKLRHYARTHADARLADWAALRSRVPDFAGDRIHPGPRGGAVLARLMSRTAASFYAS
- a CDS encoding barstar family protein, with product MSGLAAVLAGRHAPGVHRWESALDVASVRHAAEHAGWGFGYVDGVGLDARDDVLRALGDALAFPDHYGANLDALNDCLRDLPGPTVLLWDAWSGFARAEPRWFRLVVEVLGDRGAADPAVEVLLRGPGPAEVVPLLG
- a CDS encoding ribonuclease domain-containing protein, producing MSRRTTKVISSVITVVLLVGVWWLQSRGGDDTADPERATESPSATATPRAAATPTAAASRDEDGLPYVDLADLPPEAAETVDLIDAGGPFPYPGKDGSTFGNFEGVLPDRPRGYYAEYTVETPGLDHRGARRIIAGDEGELYWTEDHYESFERIRR
- a CDS encoding Rv2175c family DNA-binding protein; this encodes MSDKPLAEQDLSALVEEWLDWDEAAAQIGVTPAKVRTMVREHQLAAAVPGEPGRGIKQGIPALFLVDGEPVKGLPGLLTLMHDNGYDDRECIAWIFLDADLPGRPIDALLENRGAEVKRRAQALAF
- the pknB gene encoding Stk1 family PASTA domain-containing Ser/Thr kinase, translating into MHEDQRARGHAARPGDPARIQDHQHGRLLDGRYRIGIRIARGGMASVYEAVDTRLDRTVAVKIMHPGLGDSTTQDDDSFARRFVSEAKAAARISHPNVVAVFDQGRDESDGTVYLVMEYVPGHTLRDTVTKDAPMSPERALALLDPVLSALGAAHRAGLIHRDVKPENVLIATDPSSGASRIKVADFGLAKAVSADTQHTATNGVLIGTVSYLAPELVVEQRADARADVYAVGVILFELLTGTKPHTGETPIAVAYRHVHEDVPLPSSVVPGIPDYVDALTARATTRDPSLRPADATVLLHHVRRVVQALHDGLRSDPELVADLLPAARAGAPAEAPAGVDGDTTPEPVSSLWDGMPDLVTPDHERTSVIVDRPQPAVPVPPRPPAPPKAARPPRQRKPGRAKRIAIALVLVLLAGALGGTGWWVGWGRYTTTPGVIGLEQAAAAAKLDKAGLGAEVKEVYSESVAKGVVVSTDPRPGARILPDGEVTLTVSRGKERYDVPDLTGKTVAEAEAALAEVKFVPAQPVEEWSETVEAGRVIRSTPAFGTPEAQRLPVGTSVTLVVSKGRKPLKVRSFVGKDADKAKQVLGKKGLDVQVVDEKYSDDVAEGRVISQTPETGTLFKGDKVELVVSKGPELVLVPAVRLKSTDDAIALLEDLGLVVRVEHADIYINGSVAWSTAPGGGTKVRKGSTVVLYVV
- a CDS encoding DMT family transporter produces the protein MSSDPSAVNGSTSRRTALLATLALLAMTACWGSTFFLIKDLLERVPTVDFLAVRFLIAGGAMLLIAPRAVARLPPDVRRRALVLGALYGVGQILQTAGLAHTPASVSGFITGLYVVATPLFAAVVLKSRITPATWGAVVLATTGLGVLTLDGFSIGYGEAITLVAALLYAAHIVALGAWSRPADALGMSILQILVIAAICLVAALVSGEPGIVLPERGTDWLNLVYMALFAGAAALLAQTWAQAHLPATRSAIIMSMEPVFAAFFAVLLGGESLTVRMLGGGLLVLAAMLVVELVPRRHVEGEVTHLAV
- a CDS encoding SRPBCC family protein; its protein translation is MAGHIIHVHSTIPAPPAQVWDVITDVAHAPDVLRSVSESEVLTEGGYDVGTTWRERRTLFGHHGPEQIQVVESEPERRTVVEAEVGNDIIRTAYRLTPSGPEATGTRLAMTTTVEMSHRSALSRAMWAMFGGFSYDRTRKVLEHDLEDIEAEACRRALAG
- a CDS encoding GntG family PLP-dependent aldolase, yielding MIDLRSDTVTRPTEAMRAAMAAAEVGDDVYGEDPTVRALEERVAELFGREAALWTPTGSLANVLAVAAVVAPGQEVLCEARAHIARAELGAHGAVSGLTMRTWSHPRGQVDLAALGELFAPDLGPYFVQTAALSVENTHNFAGGAVLPLADLQALRAFADERGVAVHLDGARIWNAHVATGTPLRDYGRVADVMAVCLSKGLGAPAGSLLLGSAERTAQARVRRKRLGAGMRQVGILAAAGLHALDHHVERLADDHAHARLLAEAVGADPAGVDTNIVAFDVADAPAYVARAREAGVLVGAVGARTIRLVTHLDVGRDDVELAAKVLAGLVVE
- a CDS encoding 3-deoxy-7-phosphoheptulonate synthase class II; this encodes MSSLPSLEQLHAIGAKQQPSYDDPAALAATVERLRTLPPLVFAGECDELKAKIAAASRGEAFLLQGGDCAETFVDATADNTRNKLRVLLQMAVVLTYAASVPVVKVGRLAGQYAKPRSSDTETRGEVTLPAYRGDAVNGFEFTPESRRPDPQRLLDVYHASASTLNLVRAFTTGGYADLRQVHTWNSEFVRNSPVGQHYEAMAAEIDRALTFMKAIGADPEEFHRVDFYSSHEALLLEYEHAMTRIDSRTEKPYNVSGHMVWIGERTRQLEGAHVEYFRHISNPIGCKLGPTATADDALALAAKLNPTNEPGRLTFITRFGAGKIRDGLPALVEKVTAEGVDVAWVCDAMHGNTFEASNGYKTRRFEDVLDEVQGFFDVHRALGTVPAGILVENTGDDVTEIVGGGEELDEQGLAHRYESVVDPRLNRVQSLELAFQVAGMLRS